A single window of Amphiura filiformis chromosome 17, Afil_fr2py, whole genome shotgun sequence DNA harbors:
- the LOC140137817 gene encoding uncharacterized protein, whose translation MRYIENYELREWVKESLRKSIFQKAHALAVQTGCEILVKLEDVTDVSGPQYYATRNLQQAYRHGGVCEKPGERCIAGDTGLPTIHTAEIAVQSCIEEGPTREPVFSIRSRNNHNTNQHAKSSPNNSVIPSHLHAAHHANKTIGVQHVVQHQQQQRTKAVMRAVHEQQNTNIVSNNMQSTVSETPGDMHVNTPVEPVQTSVTDPPANVKMEVHDVVDNDDVEKDDTFLDHMVCDDVVDNNVMAPLSHEDDFYEDHFGTSGELDDSGSQSGLQGAMIPQQSEEVGSHFQQLQHMPGIGTGAFASSSASGTDGSSQLIVPKSATRMYKFPRTHSPKTVTQTNLSAEIVASMLSYPVTLPNFSSSVQYALENGHVHSGKMWSQFCKESSQFYQPLLDIYDSSDFHDTKSSSIVYQSIGRTMYEKYPCIAGNGIRPWTLFNKWLSTKIRQARFQIKKKEDQEKMPTSQIKINLPVT comes from the exons ATGAGGTATATAGAGAACTACGAGCTTAGGGAATGGGTGAAGGAGAGTTTGAGGAAGTCTATTTTTCAAAAG GCCCATGCATTAGCAGTCCAAACAGGCTGTGAGATCCTGGTCAAACTAGAAGATGTAACAGATGTATCAGGACCCCAATACTATGCCACACGCAACCTCCAACAAGCCTACAGACATGGGGGTGTCTGTGAAAAGCCTGGAGAGAGATGTATAGCAGGTGACACCGGACTGCCAACTATCCACACAGCAGAGATTGCAGTGCAGAGTTGCATTGAGGAAGGACCAACAAGAGAGCCGGTGTTTAGTATTAGAAGCAGAAATAATCACAATACAAATCAACATGCAAAATCAAGTCCAAACAATTCTGTGATACCATCACATTTACATGCAGCACATCATGCAAATAAAACCATTGGAGTTCAGCATGTGGTGCAACATCAGCAGCAACAAAGAACAAAGGCAGTTATGCGAGCAGTGCATGAACAACAAAATACCAATATTGTGTCGAACAATATGCAGAGTACTGTAAGTGAAACACCAGGTGATATGCATGTAAACACACCTGTAGAACCTGTACAAACCTCAGTGACAGACCCACCTGCTAATGTTAAGATGGAGGTTCATGATGTGGTAGACAATGATGATGTGGAAAAAGATGACACCTTCTTGGATCACATGGTTTGTGATGATGTTGTAGATAATAATGTGATGGCACCCTTGTCTCATGAGGATGATTTTTATGAGGATCATTTTGGGACTAGTGGAGAACTTGATGATTCTGGCAGCCAGTCAGGGTTGCAAGGTGCAATGATACCACAACAAAG TGAAGAAGTGGGAAGTCATTTTCAACAACTACAGCATATGCCTGGAATAGGAACTGGTGCATTTGCTTCATCATCGGCATCAGGCACAGATGGATCAAGTCAGCTCATTGTACCTAAATCCGCTACAAGAATGTACAAGTTTCCAAGAACACACTCACCCAAAACTG TAACACAGACAAATCTATCAGCAGAAATAGTGGCTTCAATGTTATCATACCCTGTCACATTACCAAACTTCTCAAGCAGCGTACAATATGCCCTGGAAAATGGCCATGTCCATAGCGGCAAGATGTGGTCGCAATTCTGTAAGGAATCCTCGCAGTTCTACCAGCCATTATTAGACATTTATGACAGTTCAGATTTCCATGACACAAAGAGCTCGTCAATTGTGTACCAATCTATCGGCAGAACTATGTATGAGAAGTATCCATGTATTGCTGGCAATGGAATTAGACCTTGG acaCTCTTCAATAAGTGGTTAAGCACCAAGATTCGTCAAGCAAGATTTCAAATCAAGAAGAAGGAAGATCAAGAAAAGATGCCAACATCACAGATCAAAATTAATTTACCAGTAACTTAA
- the LOC140137814 gene encoding uncharacterized protein — MRYIENKDLREWVKDSLRKAIFQKAHALAVQTGCEILVKLEDLADTSGSQYYATNSLQQAYRQGDLCEKPGEIIISGETGLPATQMVETAVQSCGGDNINYNGISDDGRSALGYGYISTDSLNIRHVVPLNVSRGQNFLVPSRQETVGHTSWSITQPQMVTGAVQEVEQDNYVHVQDKVGAPGNVEIKLEEEEEDDEEVIIEESLDAADRAEYHSNQDKVAPHEQMVTEAMDGVERGTLVSEMDGGSPGEEGDIENVDPTDDSQQGETKFMYQCVICRASFMHPSLIQEHVARAHMHLFEHQQPSYQPVVVPGAGNVETATKLASTAVAAAAAGAASVSPASDGIPQAAVIEQQDIPSTSRFPPDIKEPLVFYSTDESLMDSEPEQHASFITYPAPLPNFTKPISHALRSGSVHQAWSRFIREAAMFYLPAMPIEDGKAKIVYQYIGRTMYETYPCIKSDGDKPWTYFNKCLSINIRRLRSKRRAKSDGSGKTVAKLMGAPNS, encoded by the exons ATGAGATATATAGAGAATAAAGATCTGCGGGAATGGGTAAAAGACAGCTTACGCAAAGCCATCTTTCAGAAG GCACATGCTTTAGCAGTTCAAACAGGATGTGAAATCCTGGTGAAGTTAGAAGACTTAGCTGATACCTCCGGGTCTCAGTACTACGCCACCAATAGTCTACAACAAGCCTACCGACAAGGAGATCTATGCGAAAAACCAGGAGAAATAATCATCTCGGGAGAAACAGGGTTGCCTGCCACTCAGATGGTAGAAACAGCCGTTCAGAGCTGCGGTGGCGATAACATCAACTATAATGGCATTAGCGATGATGGTCGGAGTGCATTAGGGTACGGGTACATCTCAACGGATTCACTAAACATCAGACACGTTGTTCCTCTAAATGTTTCTAGGGGACAGAATTTCCTAGTACCCTCAAGACAAGAAACTGTGGGACATACGTCGTGGAGCATAACACAACCGCAGATGGTAACAGGTGCTGTGCAGGAGGTTGAGCAggataattatgtacatgtacaggacAAAGTAGGTGCACCGGGAAATGTTGAGATCAAGctggaagaggaggaggaggacgaTGAGGAAGTTATCATTGAAGAGTCATTGGATGCGGCGGATAGAGCGGAATACCATAGCAACCAAGACAAAGTAGCACCACATGAGCAGATGGTGACGGAAGCGATGGATGGGGTGGAGAGGGGGACTTTGGTGTCAGAAATGGACGGAGGGAGTCCAGGTGAGGAAGGTGACATAGAAAATGTGGATCCGACAGATGATTCTCAACAAGGTGAAACAAA GTTTATGTATCAGTGTGTTATATGCAGAGCAAGTTTCATGCACCCATCGTTGATTCAAGAGCATGTGGCACGAGCACATATGCACCTATTTGAGCATCAGCAACCCTCGTATCAACCAGTGGTGGTCCCAGGAGCAGGAAATGTAGAAACAGCGACAAAATTAGCATCTACAGCGGTTGCAGCAGCAGCAGCGGGGGCAGCATCAGTGAGCCCTGCCTCAGACGGCATACCACAAGCGGCTGTTATAGAGCAACAGGATATTCCGTCTACGAGTCGTTTCCCCCCTGATATAAAAGAACCACTAGTATTCTACAGCACAG ATGAAAGCCTGATGGATTCCGAGCCCGAACAACACGCCAGTTTCATCACCTACCCAGCCCCACTGCCAAACTTCACCAAGCCAATCTCACATGCTCTGAGATCAGGCTCAGTACACCAGGCATGGAGCAGATTTATAAGAGAGGCGGCCATGTTTTACCTGCCAGCGATGCCCATAGAGGATGGGAAAGCCAAGATTGTGTACCAGTATATTGGAAGGACCATGTATGAAACTTATCCTTGTATCAAATCTGATGGGGATAAACCGTGG ACGTACTTCAACAAGTGTCTGAGCATCAACATCCGTCGACTAAGATCCAAAAGAAGAGCCAAATCAGACGGGTCAGGTAAAACAGTAGCCAAATTAATGGGTGCACCAAACAGCTGA